A portion of the Parambassis ranga chromosome 22, fParRan2.1, whole genome shotgun sequence genome contains these proteins:
- the LOC114427946 gene encoding uncharacterized protein LOC114427946, translating into MANRRRRQRPFADHSDRPAPNNMDHLTFKYMEMCKVESSTDSDSEISPRWSDTSTMGCVSSAAESGTSRRIIHKPAVKHGCYSSFLDPYDGSSEDTDESDICFGVSSRHIRQQAKCVGAGCRLSRGRRFILHHPAPVALRDVVKHGKRSEMEQQHLLDVQMKCGSDSELDTLSSHCCRNPTSETVAGHPQTMDVEFQLDDSGLHATRSSTPGPQTPVDRSSSEKSPSPCHLTSLYKRKLGLPGADVVELGQRKRQCVVNMEDE; encoded by the exons ATGGCAAATAGGAGAAGAAGACAGCGTCCATTTGCAG aCCACAGTGATAGACCTGCACCCAACAACATGGACCACCTTACTTTCAAGTACATG GAGATGTGTAAAGTGGAGTCCAGCACTGATTCTGACTCAGAAATCAGTCCAAGATGGTCAGACACCAGCACTATG GGATGTGTGAGCAGTGCAGCAGAGAGTGGGACTTCACGGAGAATAATACATAAGCCTGCAGTGAAACATGGCTGTTATTCTTCG TTTTTGGACCCGTATGATGGGAGCTCTGAGGATACCGATGAGTCAGACATTTGTTTTGGTGTCTCCAGCAGACACATAAGGCAGCAGGCGAAATGTGTTGGAGCAGGATGTAGGCTCTCACGCGGCAGGCGATTCATCCTTCACCACCCTGCTCCTGTTGCCCTCAGAGATGTGGTAAAACATGGGAAACGTTCTGAAATGGAGCAGCAACATCTCTTGGACGTGCAGATGAAATGTGGAAGTGACTCTGAGCTGGACACTCTGTCCTCGCACTGTTGCAGAAATCCCACAAGTGAAACGGTTGCTGGTCACCCCCAAACCATGGATGTAGAATTCCAACTTGATGATTCAGGATTACACGCAACAAGATCCTCCACACCTGGACCCCAAACCCCAGTGGACAGGAGCTCCTCTGAGAAATCCCCCAGCCCCTGTCACCTTACATCACTCTACAAGAGAAAGCTGGGTCTCCCTGGGGCAGACGTGGTGGAGTTGGGGCAAAGAAAGAGGCAGTGTGTTGTCAACATGGAGGACGAATAA
- the wdr20a gene encoding WD repeat-containing protein 20 gives MLISKMAAEGGGKEMNEIKTQFTTREGVYKLLTHSEYSRPNRVPFNSQGSNPVKVSFVNVNDQSGNGDRICFNVGRELYFYIYKGVRKAADLSKPIDKRIYKGTQPTCHDFNHLTATAESVSLLVGFSAGQVQLIDPIKKETSKLFNEERLIDKSRVTCVKWVPGSESLFLVSHASGNMYLYNVEHTCGTTAPHYQLLKQGENYSVHTCKSKSTRNPLLKWTVGEGALNEFAFSPDGKFLACVSQDGFLRVFNFDAVELHGTMKSYFGGLLCVCWSPDGKYIVAGGEDDLVTVWSFLDCRVIARGHGHKSWVSVVAFDHYTTSVEESDPMEFSGSDEDFQDQMIHFGRDRANSTQSQLSKRNSTDSRPVSVTYRFGSVGQDTQLCLWDLTEDILFPHLPLSRTRTHTNVMNATSPPAGATIITNTSSNTTNGNNSGANTPGINSLSTTLPRSNSLPHSAGTTTTTTTTTTNNTNKAGSGGGGIGSGIMDSAIATGVSKFATLSLHDRKERHHEKDHKRNHSMGHISSKSSDKLNLLTKTKTDPAKTLGTLLCPRMEDVPLLEPLICKKIAHERLTVLIFLEDCLVTACQEGFICTWARPGKVGLLSSQNQASSPSGTVV, from the exons ATGTTAATTTCAAAGATGGCGgcggagggaggagggaaggagatgAACGAAATTAAAACTCAGTTCACCACTCGGGAAGGTGTCTACAAACTCCTCACTCACTCCGAATACAGCCGTCCAAACAGGGTGCCTTTCAACTCGCAAGGCTCCAACCCCGTCAAGGTCTCCTTCGTGAACGTCAACGACCAGTCGGGCAACGGCGACAGGATCTGTTTCAATGTGGGCCGTGAGCTCTACTTCTACATCTACAAAGGCGTTAGAAAG GCTGCTGATTTGAGCAAGCCCATAGACAAGCGTATTTACAAGGGAACGCAGCCCACATGTCATGACTTCAACCACCTGACAGCCACAGCAGAGAGTGTGTCCTTGCTGGTGGGTTTCTCAGCAGGACAGGTACAGCTCATTGACCCCATCAAGAAAGAGACAAGCAAGCTCTTCAATGAGGAG AGATTAATAGACAAGTCCAGAGTAACGTGTGTGAAATGGGTGCCCGGTTCTGAGAGCCTGTTCCTGGTCTCTCACGCCAGTGGGAACATGTACCTGTACAATGTGGAGCATACCTGTGGCACCACAGCACCCCACTACCAGCTGCTCAAACAGGGAGAGAACTACTCTGTCCACACGTGCAAGAGTAAATCCACACGGAACCCTCTCCTTAAATGGACAGTTGGCGAGGGGGCTCTAAATGAGTTCGCCTTCTCTCCAGATGGGAAGTTCCTCGCCTGTGTAAGCCAAGACGGCTTTCTACGGGTGTTCAACTTTGACGCTGTCGAGCTTCATGGCACCATGAAGAGCTATTTTGGtggcttgttgtgtgtgtgctggagccCTGATGGAAAGTACATAGTTGCAGGTGGAGAGGACGATCTAGTGACTGTGTGGTCGTTCTTGGACTGCAGAGTCATTGCCCGAGGTCATGGCCACAAGTCATGGGTGAGTGTGGTGGCGTTTGACCACTACACCACCAGTGTGGAGGAGAGTGACCCAATGGAGTTCAGTGGCAGCGATGAGGACTTCCAGGATCAGATGATCCACTTTGGACGAGACCGGGCCAACAGTACACAGTCTCAGCTTTCCAAGCGCAACTCCACGGACAGCCGGCCTGTTAGTGTCACGTACCGGTTCGGCTCAGTGGGCCAGGACACTCAGCTGTGCCTATGGGACCTCACTGAGGACATCCTTTTCCCTCATCTTCCACTCTCACGGACACGGACACATACTAACGTGATGAATGCTACCAGCCCTCCTGCGGGTGCTACAATAATCACTAACACCTCTAGTAACACTACTAACGGAAACAACAGTGGTGCCAATACTCCTGGCATTAACTCCCTCTCTACTACATTACCACGCTCCAACAGCCTACCCCATTCAGCcggcaccaccaccacaacaacaacaacgacaacaaacaacaccaacaaggctggcagtggtggtggtggaattGGCAGTGGTATTATGGACAGTGCCATTGCGACAGGTGTGAGTAAGTTTGCCACACTGTCACTCCATGATCGGAAGGAGCGCCACCACGAGAAGGACCACAAACGCAACCACAGCATGGGTCACATCAGCAGCAAGAGCAGCGACAAGCTCAACCTGCTGACAAAAACCAAAACAGACCCTGCAAAGACTCTGGGCACTCTGCTGTGCCCACGCATGGAGGACGTGCCCCTCCTTGAGCCCCTCATCTGTAAAAAAATAGCACACGAGAGACTGACTGTACTCATATTTTTAGAGGACTGTTTAGTGACTGCTTGTCAGGAGGGATTTATTTGCACATGGGCGAGGCCAGGCAAAGTG gGTTTATTGTCATCCCAAAACCAAGCCAGCTCTCCCAGTGGAACAGTAGTATAG
- the mok gene encoding MAPK/MAK/MRK overlapping kinase isoform X1: MMHYSNWLIDLKNRASLRNACKTSPYPAWNNRGNVVDMQNNNPQPSEKTTEQMVTTHLWKKGYKIIKKIGEGTFSDVVKTQNLKDGKFYACKTMKQTINSLEQANNLREVQAMKRLSPHANIIQLHELIFDKETGTVSLICELMEMNIYEFIQGRQTPLPDHTVKNYMYQLCKSLEHMHSCGIFHRDVKPENILIKQNVLKLGDFGSCRSVYSKPPHTEYISTRWYRAPECLLTDGYYSLKMDIWSAGCVFFEIMSLNPLFPGSNELDQVAKIHDVLGTPDQTLLQKFKKSRAMHFNFPLKKGTGISRLIPNCPAPALSLLYQMLAYDPDERIAAETALRHTYFREIRMAEKKADTLHRGSGTLDGVGSSVIQNSLEHIWRPTRLGKQLRGRHTRQTPLISHNIKHVADPLIRRNVPHYPTELPKLNMVVPGQQISFPVSTMPTFSVTHRGTLPAITSKKCQSQLAKPRDESRRAAFKTYYMPPLDRKHGGY; this comes from the exons ATGATGCACTACTCCAACTGGCTTATTGACCTGAAAAACAGGGCAAGTCTTCGAAATGCATGCAAAACATCACCTTACCCGGCCTGGAATAACCGGGGAAATGTTGTGGACATGCAGAACAACAACCCGCAACCCTCTGAAAAAACAACGGAGCAAATGGTCACCACCCACCTCTGGAAAAAAG GCTACAAAATAATCAAGAAAATCGGCGAGGGAACATTTTCAGATGTGGTGAAGACCCAGAACCTGAAAGATGGCAAGTTTTACGCATGTAAAACCATGAAGCAGACAATTAACAG TCTGGAACAGGCCAACAACCTGCGGGAGGTCCAGGCAATGAAGAGACTGAGCCCACATGCAAATATCATTCAACTACATGAACTGATTTT TGACAAAGAAACTGGAACTGTGTCTTTAATATGTGAGCTGATGGAAATGAATATCTATGAGTTCATACAAG GAAGACAAACACCACTACCTGACCACACAGTGAAGAACTACATGTACCAACTGTGCAAGTCACTTGAACACATGCACAG ctgtGGGATATTTCACCGAGATGTGAAGCCAGAGAACATTCTTATAAAA CAAAATGTTTTGAAGCTGGGTGACTTCGGCTCATGTCGGAGCGTGTACTCCAAGCCTCCGCACACAGAGTACATTTCCACACGCTGGTACAGAGCCCCAGAGTGCCTCCTCACTGATGGATATTACAGCCTGAAGATGGACATCTGGAGCGCTGGTTGTGTCTTTTTTGAAATAATGAG CTTGAATCCTCTCTTCCCTGGATCCAATGAGTTGGACCAGGTTGCCAAGATCCATGATGTGTTGGGGACACCAGATCAGACTCTTCTCCAGAAGTTCAAGAA GTCTAGAGCGATGCATTTCAACTTCCCCCTAAAGAAAGGAACTGGTATCTCTCGGTTAATCCCCAACTGCCCAGCTCcagctctgtctctgctctATCAGATGCTTGCTTATGACCCAGATGAACGCATCGCTGCAGAAACAGCCCTGAGACACACATACTTCAGGGAAATCAG GATGGCAGAAAAGAAAGCAGATACCCTTCACAGAGGCTCTGGGACTTTGGATGGAGTTGGCAGCAGTGTGATCCAAAACTCCTTGGAGCATATCTGGCGACCAACAAGACTTGGCAAACAACTGAGAGGAAGACACACCAGACAAACGCCTTTAATCAGC CACAACATTAAGCATGTAGCAGATCCCCTCATCAGACGGAACGTCCCTCACTATCCAACAGAGCTGCCCAAGCTCAACATGGTCGTACCAGGTCAACAGATCTCCTTCCCCGTCTCCACTATGCCTACATTCTCTGTCACTCACAGAGGCACACTGCCAGCCATCACGTCCAAAAAGTGCCAGTCACAGTTGGCCaag CCCCGGGATGAGTCACGGCGCGCAGCTTTCAAGACCTACTATATGCCACCTCTGGATAGGAAACATGGAGGCTACTAA
- the mok gene encoding MAPK/MAK/MRK overlapping kinase isoform X2 — MRRRIRKGMQCYKIIKKIGEGTFSDVVKTQNLKDGKFYACKTMKQTINSLEQANNLREVQAMKRLSPHANIIQLHELIFDKETGTVSLICELMEMNIYEFIQGRQTPLPDHTVKNYMYQLCKSLEHMHSCGIFHRDVKPENILIKQNVLKLGDFGSCRSVYSKPPHTEYISTRWYRAPECLLTDGYYSLKMDIWSAGCVFFEIMSLNPLFPGSNELDQVAKIHDVLGTPDQTLLQKFKKSRAMHFNFPLKKGTGISRLIPNCPAPALSLLYQMLAYDPDERIAAETALRHTYFREIRMAEKKADTLHRGSGTLDGVGSSVIQNSLEHIWRPTRLGKQLRGRHTRQTPLISHNIKHVADPLIRRNVPHYPTELPKLNMVVPGQQISFPVSTMPTFSVTHRGTLPAITSKKCQSQLAKPRDESRRAAFKTYYMPPLDRKHGGY; from the exons ATGCGGCGGCGAATACGCAAAGGAATGCAGT GCTACAAAATAATCAAGAAAATCGGCGAGGGAACATTTTCAGATGTGGTGAAGACCCAGAACCTGAAAGATGGCAAGTTTTACGCATGTAAAACCATGAAGCAGACAATTAACAG TCTGGAACAGGCCAACAACCTGCGGGAGGTCCAGGCAATGAAGAGACTGAGCCCACATGCAAATATCATTCAACTACATGAACTGATTTT TGACAAAGAAACTGGAACTGTGTCTTTAATATGTGAGCTGATGGAAATGAATATCTATGAGTTCATACAAG GAAGACAAACACCACTACCTGACCACACAGTGAAGAACTACATGTACCAACTGTGCAAGTCACTTGAACACATGCACAG ctgtGGGATATTTCACCGAGATGTGAAGCCAGAGAACATTCTTATAAAA CAAAATGTTTTGAAGCTGGGTGACTTCGGCTCATGTCGGAGCGTGTACTCCAAGCCTCCGCACACAGAGTACATTTCCACACGCTGGTACAGAGCCCCAGAGTGCCTCCTCACTGATGGATATTACAGCCTGAAGATGGACATCTGGAGCGCTGGTTGTGTCTTTTTTGAAATAATGAG CTTGAATCCTCTCTTCCCTGGATCCAATGAGTTGGACCAGGTTGCCAAGATCCATGATGTGTTGGGGACACCAGATCAGACTCTTCTCCAGAAGTTCAAGAA GTCTAGAGCGATGCATTTCAACTTCCCCCTAAAGAAAGGAACTGGTATCTCTCGGTTAATCCCCAACTGCCCAGCTCcagctctgtctctgctctATCAGATGCTTGCTTATGACCCAGATGAACGCATCGCTGCAGAAACAGCCCTGAGACACACATACTTCAGGGAAATCAG GATGGCAGAAAAGAAAGCAGATACCCTTCACAGAGGCTCTGGGACTTTGGATGGAGTTGGCAGCAGTGTGATCCAAAACTCCTTGGAGCATATCTGGCGACCAACAAGACTTGGCAAACAACTGAGAGGAAGACACACCAGACAAACGCCTTTAATCAGC CACAACATTAAGCATGTAGCAGATCCCCTCATCAGACGGAACGTCCCTCACTATCCAACAGAGCTGCCCAAGCTCAACATGGTCGTACCAGGTCAACAGATCTCCTTCCCCGTCTCCACTATGCCTACATTCTCTGTCACTCACAGAGGCACACTGCCAGCCATCACGTCCAAAAAGTGCCAGTCACAGTTGGCCaag CCCCGGGATGAGTCACGGCGCGCAGCTTTCAAGACCTACTATATGCCACCTCTGGATAGGAAACATGGAGGCTACTAA
- the nemf gene encoding ribosome quality control complex subunit NEMF, with protein sequence MKTRFTTVDIRAVIAEINANYIGMRVNNVYDIDNKTYLIRLQKPDSKAILLIESGTRIHSTDFEWPKNMMPSGFAMKCRKHLKTRRLTEVKQLGIDRIVDIQFGSDEAAYHLIIELYDRGNIILADHEYTILNLLRFRTAEAEDVKIAVRERYPVESARPPEPLISLERLTEILSKAPDGEQVKRVLNPHLPYGATLIEHSLIEVGLSGSVKVDSKVDAVQVAPKILEALQIAETYMEKTGNFSGKGYIIQKSEKKPSLTPGKPSEELLTYDEFHPFQFAQHSNSPYLEFDTFDKAVDEFFSKMESQKIDMKALQQEKQALKKLENVKKDHDQRLEALHQAQEVDRLKGELVEMNLPVVERALQVVRSALANQVDWTEIGIIVKEAQAAGDPVACAIKELKLQTNHITMLLKNPYISEEDLEDEENKVAQEKGKKNKNKDKGQNKKLQRNKPMIVDVDLSLSAYANAKKYYDSKRNAEKKQQKTIEAADKAMRSAEKKTQLTLKEVQTVTTIQKARKVYWFEKFLWFISSENYLIIAGRDQQQNEMIVKRYLRAGDIYVHADLHGATSCVIKNPSGNPIPPRTLTEAGTMAVCYSAAWDAKIITSAWWVHHHQVSKTAPTGEYLTTGSFMIRGKKNFLPPSYLIMGFGFLFKVDEQSVFRHRGERKVKTIEEDMEDVASRTAELLEEGEELTGDDSSSEDQGEDKTEDGESKEADGVGSDTEERAAGGMEVEEEDGVEERNFSFPDTTISLSHLKPSRSTQNPGFKKETPTQVEVDSQGKKHMTAKQRREEKKKKQKQEGFDTEEKTEISSHGSAGDPGSKSGGGPSQQPPKRGQKNKLKKIKEKYKDQDEEDRELMMQLLGSAGPVKEEKDKGKKGKKGKGKEEPVRKPASQKQQQKPRNAETAVKKTDQTEGATEEEERQPAEEGAPAEQEDKEDEADPDNPGAEEAETLLTSLTGQPHPEDVLLFAVPVCAPYTALSNYKHKVKLTPGSQKKGKAARTAVFSFMKAKEASSREKDLFRSVKDSDLSRNMPGKVKVSAPNLLAAKKK encoded by the exons ATGAAGACAAGATTCACCACTGTGGACATCAGGGCGGTTATTGCCGAGATAAATGCCAA CTACATTGGCATGAGAGTAAACAACGTGTATGACATCGACAATAAGACTTATCTCATCCGGCTACAGAA GCCTGACAGCAAAGCTATTCTCCTGATTGAGTCTGGGACTCGTATTCACTCCACCGACTTTGAATGGCCCAAGAACATGATGCCTTCTGGTTTTGCGATGAAA TGTCGGAAACACCTGAAGACACGCCGACTGACCGAGGTTAAACAACTTGGGATTGACAGGATTGTTGACATTCAGTTTGGTTCAGATGAGGCTGCCTACCATTTGATCATTGAACTCTATGACAGG GGTAACATCATTCTTGCAGACCACGAGTACACCATCCTGAATCTGCTAAGATTCCGTACAGCAGAAGCAGAAGATGTTAAGATTGCTGTGAGAGAGCGGTACCCTGTGGAGAGCGCCAGACCTCCTGAACCTCTCATCAGTTTGGAGCG aCTCACTGAAATCCTCAGCAAGGCACCGGATGGAGAGCAAGTGAAAAGGGTCCTGAACCCTCACCTTC CCTATGGAGCCACACTGATAGAACACAGTTTGATAGAAGTTGGACTGTCGGGTTCTGTCAAGGTTGACAGTAAAGTTGATGCTGTCCAAG ttgcACCTAAAATCCTGGAAGCCCTGCAGATTGCAGAAACATACATGGAAAAAACTGGGAACTTCAGTGGCAAA GGGTACATTATTCAAAAGAGTGAGAAGAAACCAAGTTTAACTCCTGGCAAACCCAGTGAAGAACTGCTCAC ATATGATGAGTTCCATCCATTCCAATTTGCTCAGCATTCAAACAGCCCTTATTTGGAGTTTGATACTTTTGACAAG GCAGTGGATGAGTTCTTTTCTAAGATGGAGAGTCAGAAGATTGACATGAAAGCCTTACAGCAGGAGAAGCAGGCTCTGAAGAAATTGGAAAATGTGAAGAAGGATCACGACCAGCGGCTGGAGGCATTGCACCAAGCACAG GAGGTGGACAGGTTAAAGGGTGAACTGGTTGAGATGAACCTGCCTGTGGTGGAGCGGGCCCTGCAGGTGGTGCGCAGTGCGTTGGCCAATCAGGTGGACTGGACTGAGATTGGCATTATTGTCAAGGAAGCACAAGCTGCTGGAGACCCTGTGGCCTGTGCCATCAAGGAGCTGAAGCTGCAGACCAACCACATCACCATGCTTTTAAA GAATCCTTACATTTCAGAGGAAGACCTGGAAGATGAGGAGAACAAAGTGGCACAGGagaaagggaagaaaaacaaaaataaagacaaaggaCAGAACAAGAAGCTGCAAAGGAACAAGCCCATGATTGTGGACGTGGATCTCAGCCTGTCAGCTTACGCCAATGCCAAAAA gtaCTATGACAGCAAACGCAATGCTGAGAAGAAGCAACAGAAAACGATTGAAGCAGCAGATAAG GCTATGAggtctgcagagaaaaaaacacagctgacgCTGAAAGAAGTGCAGACGGTGACCACCATTCAGAAGGCCAGAAAAGTCTACTG GTTTGAAAAGTTCTTATGGTTCATCAGCTCCGAGAACTATCTCATCATTGCAGGAAGAGACCAGCAGCAGAATGAGATGATAGTAAAACGCTACCTCCGGGCCG GTGACATTTATGTTCATGCTGACCTCCATGGAGCAACAAGTTGTGTCATCAAAAACCCCTCCG GGAATCCAATCCCTCCCCGTACCCTGACAGAAGCTGGCACTATGGCGGTGTGCTACAGTGCAGCCTGGGATGCCAAGATTATCACTAGTGCCTGGTGGGTCCATCATCATCAG GTGTCTAAGACAGCTCCCACTGGAGAGTACCTGACCACTGGAAGTTTTATGATCAGAG GAAAGAAAAACTTCCTACCACCATCTTACTTGATTATGGGCTTTGGATTTCTCTTTAAG GTGGATGAGCAGAGTGTGTTTCGGCACAGAGGGGAACGAAAGGTGAAAACCATAGAGGAAGACATGGAGGATGTCGCATCCAGAACAGCCGAGCTGttagaggagggagaggagctgACGG GAGATGACAGCAGTAGTGAAGATCAGGGTGAAGACAAAACAGAAGATGGAGAGAGCAAGGAGGCAGATGGGGTTGGGAGTGACACTGAGGAGCGTGCAGCAGGAgggatggaggtggaggaagaagacGGTGTTGAGGAAAGGAATTTCAGCTTCCCAGATACAaccatctccctctctcacttAAAACCCAGCAG GAGCACTCAGAACCCTGGGTTCAAGAAAGAAACACCCACTCAG GTTGAGGTGGATTcacaaggaaaaaaacacatgactgcCAAGCAGAGAAG agaagagaagaagaaaaagcagaaacaggaaggttttgacacagaggagaagacTGAGATTTCATCCCATGGATCAGCAGGGGATCCGGGGTCCAAAAGTGGAGGAGGCCCCTCCCAGCAGCCACCGAAGAGAGGTCAAAAG AACAAACTGAAGAAGATCAAGGAGAAATACAAAGACCAGGATGAAGAAGACAGAGAGCTGATGATGCAGCTGCTTGGG TCAGCCGGTCCTGTTAAGGAAGAGAAAGATAaggggaagaaaggaaagaaagggaAGGGGAAAGAGGAGCCTGTCAGGAAACCGGCCtctcagaaacaacagcagaagCCTCGAAATGCAGAGactgcagtgaaaaaaacagatcagacagaaggagcaacggaggaggaggagaggcagcctgcagaggagggagctcCTGCAGAACAAGAGGACAAG GAGGATGAAGCTGACCCAGACAACCCTGGAGCAGAG gaagcagagacCCTGCTCACCTCTCTGACAGGCCAGCCTCATCCTGAGGACGTGCTGCTGTTCGCTGTGCCAGTCTGCGCTCCATACACAGCCCTGTCCAACTACAA ACACAAGGTGAAGCTGACACCTGGTTCtcaaaagaaaggaaaag CTGCACGCACAGCTGTATTCAGCTTCATGAAAGCCAAAGAGGCCTCATCCAGAGAAAAAGACTTGTTCCGCAGCGTCAAG